A single genomic interval of Pyrobaculum arsenaticum DSM 13514 harbors:
- a CDS encoding cystathionine gamma-synthase family protein encodes MRRGTVAVRGYRNLDQLGSVQPPIYLAALFRMEGEARKSDRGFDLKYSREENPTLRPLEEVVARLEGGVDALAFNSGMAALSTVFFSLLSADSSVLVPMEAYGATLRLLSSLVKFGVRLRRAYPDTEAYIEMLKASRPNVVFFETITNPMLRVLDGPEIVKTAKDLGASVVVDNTFATPILTTPLSYGADVVVHSATKYIAGHNDVVGGVAVVSSRSLLEELWVWRAMLGGIMQPFEAYLTLRGVKTLFVRFEKQCRNAMAVAQFLEGHGKVAEVFYPGLPSHPHHSVAKKLFGDKFGAVVSFRIKGGRDAVLKFFKSLRLIIPGPSLGGVESIATYPVASAASPIPEEDRKVLGITEDLVRLSVGLEDVEDLVEDLDRALNS; translated from the coding sequence ATGCGGAGGGGGACGGTGGCGGTTAGGGGGTATAGAAATCTTGACCAGTTGGGGTCTGTACAGCCGCCGATATACTTGGCTGCCTTGTTTAGAATGGAGGGAGAGGCTAGGAAGTCGGATCGTGGGTTTGACTTGAAGTACAGCCGGGAGGAGAACCCCACTCTCCGACCGCTGGAGGAGGTAGTTGCGAGGCTTGAGGGCGGCGTAGATGCGCTGGCTTTTAACAGCGGGATGGCGGCGCTTTCTACTGTGTTTTTTTCGTTGCTGTCGGCAGACTCCTCTGTTTTGGTACCTATGGAGGCGTACGGCGCCACTCTTAGGCTTCTCAGTTCACTTGTGAAATTTGGTGTTAGGCTCAGGAGGGCGTATCCAGACACCGAGGCCTACATCGAGATGTTGAAGGCGTCTAGGCCTAATGTTGTGTTTTTTGAAACTATTACAAACCCCATGCTTAGAGTGCTTGACGGCCCCGAGATTGTGAAGACGGCTAAGGACTTGGGCGCCTCCGTGGTGGTGGACAACACCTTTGCTACCCCTATTTTAACCACGCCGCTGTCATACGGTGCAGACGTTGTGGTACACTCAGCGACTAAGTACATAGCTGGTCACAACGACGTGGTGGGGGGTGTCGCCGTCGTGTCAAGCCGGAGTCTGCTAGAGGAATTGTGGGTCTGGAGGGCTATGCTCGGCGGCATTATGCAACCCTTCGAGGCTTACCTAACCCTGAGGGGGGTGAAGACTTTGTTTGTCAGGTTTGAGAAGCAGTGCAGGAACGCAATGGCGGTGGCGCAGTTTCTCGAGGGGCACGGCAAGGTGGCTGAGGTGTTCTACCCCGGTTTGCCCAGCCACCCGCACCACTCGGTTGCCAAGAAGCTATTTGGCGACAAGTTCGGCGCCGTAGTCTCTTTTCGCATCAAAGGCGGTAGGGACGCCGTGCTGAAGTTTTTCAAGTCTTTGAGACTTATAATACCTGGGCCGAGCCTTGGGGGGGTTGAGAGCATAGCAACTTACCCCGTCGCCAGCGCCGCCTCGCCTATTCCAGAAGAGGATAGGAAAGTGCTAGGAATTACTGAAGACCTTGTGAGGCTCTCGGTGGGTCTGGAGGACGTGGAGGATCTAGTAGAAGATCTCGACAGGGCGCTTAATAGCTAG
- a CDS encoding ATP:cob(I)alamin adenosyltransferase, translating to MPTLAKPCVVTGSCPGDLGDTEVLWKGRQMCVSKASGIIKVFGALEAALGHINQAVVTCEKQAKCLKRAYWALFNLGLYLSTGEDYYYGQSIYILKKALKCTLPMLPDSPLGWLYCADLCCATINTARVWVRWVERRVAALEEGKEAILILNHLGNILFELMRTTHHSVKTRRGLVTVKPREEETAPAWL from the coding sequence GTGCCAACTTTAGCTAAGCCCTGCGTTGTTACAGGTTCTTGCCCAGGCGATTTAGGCGATACCGAGGTCTTGTGGAAAGGGCGCCAGATGTGCGTGTCGAAGGCGTCAGGCATAATCAAGGTCTTCGGCGCCTTGGAAGCCGCATTAGGCCATATAAACCAAGCAGTGGTCACCTGCGAAAAACAGGCAAAATGTCTAAAAAGGGCGTACTGGGCCTTGTTCAACCTAGGCCTCTACCTCTCCACTGGCGAAGACTACTACTACGGACAGAGTATATACATACTAAAGAAAGCGCTTAAATGCACCTTACCCATGCTTCCGGACTCGCCACTCGGCTGGCTCTACTGCGCGGATCTGTGTTGCGCGACTATAAACACGGCCCGGGTATGGGTCCGCTGGGTAGAGAGACGCGTCGCCGCGCTGGAGGAGGGAAAGGAGGCCATCCTAATCCTTAACCACCTAGGTAATATACTGTTCGAATTAATGAGAACCACACACCACTCCGTGAAAACTCGGCGCGGCCTGGTGACAGTTAAACCCAGAGAAGAGGAAACAGCACCGGCGTGGTTGTAA
- a CDS encoding CBS domain-containing protein: MKAEVVARKPPITATPDARIKDIAKIMAERKIGLVVIVDKNQPDYAVGVVSEKDIVKAVANNLDLNRPVKEIMTSPVITVEGSEPVWTVARIMRQHNIRHVVVTRGGKLYGVISIRDLVGEESVLRSLVEYGEPEEHRPSAD, translated from the coding sequence ATGAAAGCAGAAGTGGTAGCACGCAAACCGCCAATAACCGCTACGCCTGACGCTAGGATTAAAGACATTGCTAAAATTATGGCAGAGAGAAAAATTGGACTTGTTGTAATAGTAGACAAAAACCAACCCGACTACGCCGTAGGTGTAGTTTCCGAAAAAGATATTGTAAAAGCCGTGGCCAACAACCTAGACTTGAACAGGCCCGTGAAGGAAATTATGACCTCACCTGTCATAACAGTAGAGGGGAGCGAGCCTGTTTGGACTGTTGCAAGAATTATGCGCCAGCACAATATCAGACACGTAGTTGTGACACGCGGCGGTAAGCTCTACGGCGTTATTTCAATAAGAGACCTCGTAGGAGAGGAGTCTGTGTTGCGGAGTTTGGTCGAGTACGGCGAACCAGAGGAGCATAGGCCATCTGCTGATTAA
- a CDS encoding universal stress protein → MEKIVVGYDGSPQAKRALEKAKSISEKFGSKIYVVHVIDTAVLSLSDMFASPTVLVSLREKAEQLIQEALSIAGPGAEGKILEGDPAHEIVKFAKDVGASLIVVGARGLSTIRRILMGSVSSRVVQESPVDVLIVKS, encoded by the coding sequence ATGGAAAAAATTGTTGTAGGTTATGATGGATCACCCCAGGCAAAACGCGCTTTAGAAAAAGCTAAATCAATAAGCGAAAAGTTTGGGTCCAAAATCTATGTTGTTCACGTAATAGACACAGCAGTCCTCAGCCTATCCGACATGTTCGCCTCGCCCACTGTGTTAGTAAGTCTCAGGGAGAAAGCCGAGCAGCTAATTCAAGAAGCACTCTCCATTGCCGGCCCGGGGGCGGAGGGGAAGATCCTAGAGGGGGATCCCGCTCACGAGATTGTGAAATTCGCCAAGGATGTGGGAGCTTCGCTGATAGTAGTAGGAGCCAGGGGCCTTTCAACAATTAGGCGCATTCTTATGGGGAGTGTCTCTTCAAGAGTTGTCCAGGAGTCGCCCGTAGACGTCCTTATAGTAAAGAGCTGA
- a CDS encoding MFS transporter, which yields MGISAWLGGNVGAMIVSWFLFAISGSLTTPYLSKYLQLLGASEVEIGVVRALSSLAVMLTILPGGVLTDVIGRKRSIIVGTWGIAVVQFLYAVVTDWRQFAVVYVVDWALHFYQPALTAILLDSLPPEKRGAGMMLTSVLPQVPWLILPPVGGYLLDHFGLWGMRLSFIISGIISVTVAVLRMKALQETISVKPVPREQLVREILGAYMFWRGLNGMPRFVLYVTLLGAVQSFSSVAMQTFGVLYATTAVGVDNTAWGIIQSAATAVGIVFGLVLTPVIDKAPRTTALFSGLLLIAVGYFLVSAWASAVALTTAAIILGIGAEVAMSIRRAIVGDYITPENRGRVMGLTLALEYIGSILGGVIVGYVYSVSPRLSFAVSGFLIALWAAPLVKTVLRGL from the coding sequence GTGGGTATCTCCGCGTGGCTCGGGGGCAATGTCGGCGCGATGATCGTCTCGTGGTTCCTATTTGCCATATCAGGGTCGTTGACAACGCCTTACCTCTCCAAGTATCTACAACTACTCGGCGCCTCGGAGGTTGAGATAGGGGTTGTCAGGGCGCTTAGCTCCTTAGCCGTAATGCTTACAATCCTGCCAGGCGGTGTTCTCACAGACGTGATTGGGAGGAAGAGGTCGATCATTGTGGGCACTTGGGGGATAGCGGTAGTGCAGTTCCTATACGCCGTGGTGACAGACTGGAGACAGTTCGCCGTGGTCTACGTGGTGGACTGGGCTCTCCACTTCTACCAACCGGCTCTTACCGCAATACTGCTCGACTCTCTCCCGCCTGAGAAGAGGGGGGCTGGCATGATGCTCACTTCTGTTCTGCCACAAGTGCCGTGGCTTATTCTGCCGCCAGTTGGGGGCTACCTCCTAGACCACTTTGGTCTCTGGGGGATGCGCCTATCTTTCATAATATCTGGGATAATCTCGGTCACAGTAGCTGTGTTGCGTATGAAGGCGCTTCAAGAGACTATTTCCGTGAAGCCGGTTCCGAGAGAGCAGTTGGTCAGGGAAATTCTCGGCGCCTATATGTTCTGGCGCGGTCTGAATGGGATGCCGAGGTTTGTGCTTTATGTGACTCTTCTCGGAGCTGTGCAGTCCTTCTCCTCTGTGGCGATGCAGACATTTGGCGTGTTGTACGCCACCACGGCAGTAGGCGTTGACAACACCGCATGGGGTATTATACAGAGCGCCGCAACTGCCGTAGGCATCGTATTCGGCCTTGTGCTGACGCCTGTCATAGACAAGGCCCCCAGGACCACGGCTCTTTTCTCAGGGCTCTTGTTAATAGCAGTAGGCTACTTTCTTGTAAGCGCCTGGGCTAGCGCAGTCGCATTGACTACAGCAGCCATAATTCTCGGCATAGGTGCAGAGGTGGCCATGTCAATACGAAGAGCAATTGTCGGCGACTACATAACGCCTGAGAATAGGGGAAGAGTAATGGGCCTGACCCTGGCTCTTGAATATATAGGCTCAATACTTGGCGGAGTGATAGTCGGCTACGTCTACTCGGTCTCTCCCCGTCTCTCCTTTGCCGTTTCGGGCTTTTTAATAGCGCTGTGGGCTGCGCCGCTGGTAAAGACGGTGCTAAGAGGGTTGTGA
- a CDS encoding sulfite exporter TauE/SafE family protein has protein sequence MYWVALLAGFIGGVLGPLIGVGGGVIIVPMLNISGVAFQEAAAASLFSIVITAMTSVYNYRRSVDFSLLSKYMVMSALAAIVSAFLSLKYSGPWVKLLYRIYLIVVGIVMLLEIRPKKPAPALGYALVLLGGFVSSLFGVGGGTVFVPALVLVAGLDPKLAAAMSMGIILPTALASTATYAWLGR, from the coding sequence ATGTATTGGGTAGCATTGCTGGCGGGTTTTATTGGCGGCGTGTTGGGCCCCTTAATAGGCGTCGGCGGTGGCGTGATCATCGTGCCTATGCTCAACATTTCGGGCGTAGCTTTTCAAGAAGCGGCGGCTGCCAGCCTTTTTTCAATTGTGATAACCGCGATGACCTCTGTGTACAACTACAGGAGGAGTGTAGATTTTAGTCTCCTATCTAAATATATGGTAATGTCAGCTCTGGCCGCCATAGTGAGCGCCTTCCTCTCGTTGAAGTATTCAGGTCCTTGGGTTAAACTGCTATACCGCATATATCTAATCGTGGTAGGGATTGTTATGCTACTCGAAATAAGGCCTAAAAAGCCCGCTCCGGCGCTGGGCTACGCCTTGGTCCTTTTAGGCGGGTTCGTCTCCTCTCTCTTTGGCGTGGGAGGAGGCACGGTGTTTGTCCCCGCACTTGTTTTAGTGGCTGGGCTGGATCCTAAGCTGGCGGCGGCGATGAGCATGGGTATCATACTGCCAACGGCTTTGGCCTCTACGGCCACCTACGCGTGGCTGGGGCGCTGA
- a CDS encoding preprotein translocase subunit Sec61beta, with protein sequence MARRKKYEGLNPFVAAGLIKFSEEGEMERIKLSPKAAIAVSAAIIAALIIINLLLPPL encoded by the coding sequence ATGGCTCGCAGAAAGAAATACGAAGGGCTAAACCCCTTCGTGGCTGCAGGCCTTATCAAATTCAGCGAAGAAGGCGAAATGGAGAGAATCAAACTAAGTCCAAAGGCCGCAATAGCTGTATCTGCGGCAATAATAGCCGCGCTAATAATAATTAACCTCCTACTCCCGCCTCTTTAG
- a CDS encoding ABC transporter substrate-binding protein, producing MNRTVLVGVLVVVILAVLAAILFTSQPPPQTPTPTPPATSSPTTPQTTTTPAEITLTIGVTDKVTDLDPANAYDFFTWEVLYNTMAGLVRYKPGTTEIEPDLAVSWTTSEGGRVWTFKLRPGLKFCDGTPLTAQDVKRSIERAMKINGDPAWLVTDFVEKVEAPDDATVVFYLKKPVSYFLALVATPPYFPVHPKYAPDKVDSDQTAGGAGPYCIKNFVRDQQIVLEANPYYYGGKPQVSKVVIRFYKDATTLRLALERGEIDLAWRTLNPPDLEALKASGKYKVVEVPGSFIRYIVLNLNMPELKDVNVRRALAAAVCRKDIATVVFHGTVTPLFTLVPEGMWSSYPAFKEKYGDCNTDLAKQLLQQAGFSPSKKLNIELWYTPTHYGDTEKDLAAMLKDQWEATGIISVSVKSAEWATYVQQLRSGAMMVSLLGWYPDYIDPDDYTTPFLRSGSNKWLGNGYSNPTMDDILDKAALELDQTKRAQLYKEAQLLLADDVPIIPLIQGKLFIVTKPNIQVVVDPTMILRYWAIRVS from the coding sequence ATGAACAGAACTGTTTTAGTAGGTGTGCTGGTGGTTGTAATACTAGCAGTGTTGGCTGCTATTTTGTTCACCTCTCAGCCGCCTCCGCAGACGCCTACCCCAACCCCACCTGCCACATCTTCACCAACCACGCCTCAAACCACCACGACCCCCGCTGAGATTACTCTCACCATAGGCGTTACAGATAAGGTGACCGACTTAGACCCGGCGAATGCCTACGACTTCTTCACGTGGGAGGTCTTGTACAACACAATGGCAGGCCTCGTACGGTATAAACCGGGGACTACGGAGATCGAGCCCGACCTTGCGGTGAGTTGGACCACGTCGGAGGGGGGCAGGGTTTGGACATTTAAGCTGAGACCTGGCTTGAAATTCTGCGACGGCACCCCGCTTACGGCGCAAGACGTCAAGAGATCAATTGAACGCGCCATGAAGATAAACGGCGACCCCGCGTGGTTAGTGACCGATTTTGTTGAGAAGGTCGAAGCGCCAGACGACGCCACTGTTGTTTTCTACCTTAAAAAGCCCGTGTCGTATTTCTTAGCCCTCGTAGCGACCCCGCCATATTTCCCAGTCCATCCAAAATACGCACCTGACAAGGTAGACTCTGACCAGACAGCCGGTGGGGCGGGTCCCTACTGTATAAAGAATTTTGTCAGAGACCAGCAGATCGTGCTTGAGGCTAACCCCTACTACTACGGAGGCAAGCCCCAAGTCTCCAAGGTGGTGATTAGGTTTTACAAAGACGCCACGACGCTGAGACTCGCCCTAGAGAGGGGCGAAATAGATCTGGCTTGGAGAACGCTTAATCCGCCCGACTTGGAAGCCCTAAAAGCCTCCGGCAAGTACAAAGTTGTCGAAGTTCCCGGCTCTTTCATTAGATACATCGTCCTCAACCTGAACATGCCAGAGCTAAAAGACGTGAACGTCAGGCGCGCCCTTGCCGCGGCGGTTTGTAGAAAAGATATCGCAACCGTGGTTTTCCACGGAACTGTAACGCCGCTGTTTACGCTCGTGCCTGAGGGAATGTGGTCTTCCTACCCCGCTTTTAAGGAGAAATACGGCGACTGCAACACCGACCTTGCTAAACAACTCCTGCAACAAGCCGGCTTCAGCCCCAGCAAGAAGCTCAATATCGAGCTGTGGTACACGCCTACGCATTACGGCGACACCGAGAAGGACCTAGCTGCCATGTTGAAAGATCAGTGGGAGGCCACAGGCATAATCTCGGTTAGCGTAAAGTCTGCGGAGTGGGCCACATACGTACAGCAGCTCAGAAGCGGGGCGATGATGGTGTCGTTGCTAGGCTGGTACCCCGACTACATAGACCCAGACGACTACACCACGCCGTTTTTAAGAAGCGGGTCTAATAAATGGCTTGGCAACGGGTACAGCAATCCAACAATGGACGATATTTTAGACAAAGCCGCCCTCGAGCTTGACCAGACTAAGAGGGCTCAGCTGTACAAAGAAGCTCAGCTACTCTTAGCCGACGACGTGCCTATAATCCCGCTGATACAAGGCAAGCTGTTTATAGTCACAAAGCCGAATATACAAGTGGTAGTAGACCCCACGATGATACTTAGATACTGGGCCATAAGGGTTTCTTAA
- a CDS encoding ABC transporter permease: MMLKVGTAIVAVVVLLSLLAPLIAPYDPTKRAGPPLSPPSAQYLLGTDNLGRDVWSRLLYGGQVIIGISLLATLLSASIGFSLGMISGYIGRKLDKVLNMVMDSMYAFPSLILAIAIASVLGPSPLNAALAIGVVYIPTYFRMARNETLVVKSSLFVEAAVSLGMPRRRIIFRHILPNLVPSLVVVATINIADAALTESALAFFGYTVTPTTPDWGLDLSSARSYIINGYWWLLAPGFFIVLTALGFSLLGEALGERIGKRGD; the protein is encoded by the coding sequence ATGATGCTGAAGGTAGGAACGGCGATCGTCGCCGTCGTGGTGTTGCTATCTTTGCTGGCCCCCCTAATAGCGCCGTACGACCCCACGAAAAGGGCAGGCCCTCCGCTGTCGCCGCCGAGCGCCCAGTACCTCCTTGGGACAGACAACCTAGGCCGCGACGTCTGGAGCAGGCTCCTCTACGGCGGCCAGGTAATCATAGGCATCTCTCTTCTGGCCACACTCCTCTCGGCGTCAATCGGCTTCTCTCTTGGGATGATCTCGGGATACATCGGCAGGAAACTTGACAAGGTCCTCAACATGGTCATGGACAGCATGTACGCCTTCCCCAGCCTCATATTGGCCATCGCCATAGCCAGCGTGCTGGGCCCCAGCCCGCTCAACGCGGCGCTAGCAATAGGCGTAGTTTACATCCCCACCTACTTCAGGATGGCTCGTAACGAGACGCTGGTGGTGAAGTCCAGCCTATTCGTAGAGGCGGCAGTTTCTCTGGGAATGCCGCGGAGGAGAATTATATTTAGGCACATACTCCCCAACCTCGTACCCTCGCTGGTGGTCGTGGCGACGATAAACATCGCGGATGCGGCGCTCACCGAGTCGGCCCTCGCCTTCTTCGGGTATACGGTAACTCCGACTACGCCCGATTGGGGCCTCGACTTGTCGAGCGCCCGCTCCTACATAATAAACGGCTACTGGTGGCTGTTGGCGCCAGGGTTTTTCATAGTACTAACTGCCCTGGGCTTCTCCCTGCTCGGAGAGGCTCTTGGGGAGAGGATAGGAAAAAGAGGGGATTAA
- a CDS encoding ABC transporter permease yields the protein MASLLRYAAYRVLLAIPTLIILLTVVFFILRVIPGNPIVAMVGMKAPPEYVEQLIKEAGLDKPLPVQYVEYMVQVFTGNLGRSLIFGRREVAAEIMDRLPATVELAVSAFVVSVLLGHVFGFLAARYGGRVDAGARLYAMVSYVLFIPFIGLALQLVFAVWLGWFPVAGRITPGLEPPRITGLYLLDSLLAGRLDSFIDALSHIVLPSVTLGLVLSGVFVRLIRNNMVKTLGEDFISAYRAMGFSERAVLWKAYRVAIVPTVTMMGLQLALLLQGAVLTETTFSWPGLGTLLLERIQYLDYTTVQGAVVVFVIIVVVLNVAADLINAVLDPRVRRGL from the coding sequence ATGGCTAGTCTCTTGAGATATGCGGCGTATCGCGTGCTCTTAGCTATACCAACCCTTATTATCCTTCTCACAGTTGTATTCTTCATTTTGAGAGTGATCCCAGGAAACCCTATTGTGGCTATGGTGGGGATGAAGGCGCCTCCGGAGTATGTAGAACAGCTAATAAAGGAGGCCGGCCTCGATAAGCCTCTGCCAGTCCAGTACGTGGAGTATATGGTCCAAGTGTTTACGGGTAACTTGGGGAGGAGCCTGATCTTTGGCAGGAGGGAGGTCGCCGCCGAGATTATGGACAGGCTCCCCGCCACAGTGGAGCTGGCTGTTTCAGCCTTTGTGGTGAGCGTTCTGTTGGGCCACGTTTTCGGCTTCCTGGCGGCGAGATACGGCGGGAGGGTAGATGCAGGCGCGAGGCTATATGCCATGGTCTCCTATGTGTTGTTTATTCCATTCATAGGGCTGGCACTACAGCTCGTATTCGCCGTGTGGCTTGGCTGGTTCCCCGTAGCTGGGAGAATTACCCCGGGTCTCGAGCCGCCGAGAATTACGGGCCTGTACCTGCTAGACTCCCTTCTGGCGGGGCGCCTAGACTCGTTTATAGACGCCTTGAGCCATATTGTACTACCCTCTGTCACGCTGGGTCTTGTCCTGTCTGGGGTATTTGTGAGACTTATCAGGAACAACATGGTTAAAACCCTCGGCGAGGATTTCATATCTGCATATAGGGCTATGGGCTTCAGCGAGAGGGCTGTGTTGTGGAAGGCATACCGCGTCGCCATAGTGCCTACCGTTACTATGATGGGGTTGCAGCTGGCGTTGTTGTTGCAAGGCGCCGTGCTTACAGAGACCACCTTCTCGTGGCCCGGGCTGGGCACCTTGTTGTTAGAACGAATACAATACCTCGACTACACTACTGTGCAAGGCGCCGTCGTCGTGTTTGTGATAATTGTTGTGGTGCTGAATGTGGCCGCGGATCTGATAAACGCGGTTCTAGATCCCAGAGTTAGGAGGGGGCTATGA
- a CDS encoding valine--tRNA ligase, translated as MSQRLPTRWDIRWEEDLIKIWDNEGRFKTKISGTRPVFVIDTPPPYLSSNRPHIGQTASYAHFDMIARFLRMRGIDVIFPFYADRNGLPIEVQVEKKYGIVAHEVPREKFIQMCKEELDRYEGEFVASLRRWGLSFDYWPNGTDSPEYRRMTQSTFIELWRRGLVYEAERPTPWCPRCRTALAEPEIEYKEEETYLNYIKFKVKETGEDIIIATTRPELLPATVAVIFHPDDQRYNRLEGLHAVVPPEGQVVPILPHRAANPQYGTGLVMISTFGDTRDLMIVNELKLPIRIIVDEAGRINSGKYAGLTIREARAKIIEDLKVAGLLVKQERLVHNVPVCWRCKTPLEIIVTRELFIKQIEFKDKLIELANKMEFKPPEYRQVLIDWIKSLELDWPVSRRRYYATEIPIWWCVKPNGERVPIVPKGGEYYVPWRDPPPPEVKEACKDGRLEGDTRVFDTWMDSSISWMYASGYTKEFNVFPKVYPHSIMRPQGYDIIRTWLYYSLLRAYLLYGNVPFRYVRINGMGLDEKGEAMHKSKGNVIDLLAPVEKYGADAVRFWAAAAGRLGSDYRYNENIIKEGKEFVTKVWNISRFVLSFPEPTDKPELTPVDKAILAKLYQVAKRAISAFSDLDVYEPAHLLYNFIWHEFADHYIELAKSRAYNRDSTFTQEEQRAAIWTLYAVWKYSLKLLAPIMPFVTDKIWRLAYGRSIHDETIEDPPEEWSWGDASLFELLKKINSAVWRYKNRQGMSLAASLDKALYVPEAALQAAKDLKYTHKVLDVRPGRGAEQIDDEGLVWIG; from the coding sequence GTGTCGCAAAGGCTACCCACTCGTTGGGATATTCGGTGGGAAGAAGACCTTATAAAGATTTGGGACAACGAGGGCAGATTCAAGACAAAGATAAGCGGAACGCGGCCGGTCTTCGTCATCGACACGCCGCCTCCCTACCTCTCCAGCAACAGGCCCCACATCGGCCAGACGGCTTCCTACGCCCACTTCGACATGATAGCTCGGTTTTTGAGAATGCGCGGTATCGACGTGATCTTCCCCTTCTACGCAGACAGAAACGGCCTCCCCATAGAGGTGCAGGTAGAGAAGAAGTACGGCATCGTGGCGCACGAGGTCCCGCGGGAGAAGTTCATTCAGATGTGCAAAGAAGAGCTGGACAGATACGAGGGCGAGTTCGTCGCATCGCTGAGGAGGTGGGGGCTCTCCTTCGACTACTGGCCCAACGGCACGGACAGCCCCGAGTACCGCAGAATGACCCAGAGCACCTTCATAGAGCTGTGGCGCCGGGGCCTCGTCTACGAGGCGGAGAGACCCACGCCTTGGTGCCCCCGCTGTAGGACGGCGCTGGCGGAACCTGAGATCGAGTACAAGGAGGAGGAGACATACCTAAACTACATCAAGTTCAAGGTAAAGGAGACCGGTGAGGATATAATCATCGCCACGACGCGCCCCGAGCTCCTCCCCGCCACTGTGGCCGTCATCTTCCACCCAGACGACCAGCGCTACAATAGGCTTGAGGGCCTCCACGCCGTGGTGCCTCCGGAGGGGCAGGTGGTGCCCATCCTCCCTCACAGAGCCGCCAATCCGCAGTACGGAACTGGGCTGGTCATGATCTCCACCTTCGGCGACACGAGAGACCTCATGATAGTCAATGAGCTGAAGCTACCCATAAGGATAATTGTAGACGAGGCGGGCCGTATCAACTCCGGGAAGTACGCCGGCTTGACAATAAGGGAGGCCAGGGCCAAGATAATAGAAGATTTAAAGGTAGCCGGCCTCCTTGTCAAGCAGGAGAGGCTGGTGCACAACGTCCCCGTCTGCTGGCGTTGCAAGACGCCGCTTGAGATCATCGTCACCAGGGAGCTGTTCATAAAACAGATAGAGTTCAAGGACAAGCTCATAGAGCTGGCCAACAAGATGGAGTTTAAGCCCCCCGAGTACAGGCAAGTCCTCATCGACTGGATCAAGTCGCTGGAACTCGACTGGCCCGTGTCGCGGAGGCGGTACTACGCCACCGAGATCCCCATATGGTGGTGCGTTAAGCCAAACGGCGAGAGGGTACCCATAGTCCCCAAGGGAGGCGAGTACTACGTCCCGTGGAGAGACCCGCCGCCGCCCGAGGTCAAGGAGGCGTGTAAAGACGGCAGGCTCGAGGGCGACACCCGCGTATTCGACACCTGGATGGACTCCTCCATCTCGTGGATGTACGCCTCGGGCTACACCAAGGAGTTCAACGTCTTCCCGAAGGTCTACCCGCACTCCATAATGAGACCCCAGGGCTACGACATCATCAGGACGTGGCTCTACTACTCCCTCCTCCGTGCCTATCTCCTATACGGCAACGTGCCGTTTAGGTACGTGAGGATAAACGGCATGGGCCTCGACGAGAAGGGAGAAGCCATGCACAAGTCGAAGGGCAACGTCATAGACCTCCTAGCCCCAGTGGAGAAGTACGGCGCCGACGCCGTGAGGTTCTGGGCCGCCGCCGCCGGGAGGCTGGGCTCAGACTACCGCTACAACGAAAACATCATAAAAGAGGGCAAGGAGTTCGTCACCAAGGTGTGGAACATATCCCGCTTCGTCCTCTCCTTCCCCGAACCCACAGATAAGCCGGAGCTAACGCCGGTAGACAAGGCCATACTTGCCAAGCTATACCAAGTAGCGAAAAGAGCCATCTCCGCATTTTCAGATCTCGACGTCTACGAGCCGGCCCACCTCCTCTACAACTTCATATGGCACGAATTCGCCGACCACTACATAGAGCTGGCTAAGTCAAGGGCATACAACAGAGACAGCACATTTACACAAGAGGAGCAGAGGGCAGCCATCTGGACTCTCTACGCAGTGTGGAAGTACAGCCTGAAGCTCCTGGCGCCGATAATGCCCTTCGTCACCGACAAGATCTGGCGCCTCGCCTACGGCAGATCCATCCACGACGAGACAATAGAAGACCCACCAGAGGAGTGGAGCTGGGGCGATGCCTCGCTCTTCGAGCTGTTGAAGAAGATAAACAGCGCTGTGTGGCGGTATAAGAACAGACAAGGCATGAGCCTCGCGGCGAGCCTAGACAAGGCTCTGTACGTGCCTGAGGCCGCTCTGCAGGCAGCCAAGGACTTGAAATATACGCATAAGGTCCTCGACGTGAGGCCTGGCCGCGGCGCCGAGCAGATAGACGACGAGGGCCTCGTCTGGATAGGCTAA